In Ovis aries strain OAR_USU_Benz2616 breed Rambouillet chromosome 8, ARS-UI_Ramb_v3.0, whole genome shotgun sequence, a single window of DNA contains:
- the IRAK1BP1 gene encoding interleukin-1 receptor-associated kinase 1-binding protein 1, translated as MSLQQTPQSRVFVELLPWADRGRENYLLSGGETLPGLRRPLSSAPAQTPSREVHVSGTAEVSASPDRAQVVVRVSSTKEAAAEAKKSVCRRLDYITQSLRQQGVQSENVTVTKDFKRLENAYHMEAEVCITFTEFGKMQNICNFLVEKLDSSVVISQPQFYHMPGSVDNLRRQACLAAVENAWRKAQEVCNLVGQTLGKPLIIKEEETKEWEGQIDDPQSSRLSNSLTVQQKIKSATMHAASKVFITFEVKGREKKKKHI; from the exons ATGTCGTTGCAACAGACCCCTCAGTCGCGGGTGTTCGTGGAACTGCTTCCCTGGGCTGACCGAGGCCGGGAGAACTATCTGCTCTCGGGTGGAGAGACGCTGCCCGGCCTCCGCCGCCCTCTCTCCTCAGCGCCGGCCCAAACCCCCTCCCGCGAGGTGCATGTCAGCGGCACCGCGGAGGTGTCTGCGAGCCCGGACCGGGCGCAGGTGGTCGTGCGGGTGAGCAGCACCAAGGAGGCGGCGGCCGAGGCCAAGAAGAGCGTTTGCCGCCGCCTGGACTACATCACGCAGAGCCTCCGGCAGCAGGGCGTGCAG TCAGAAAATGTAACTGTGACAAAGGATTTTAAAAGGCTAGAAAATGCTTATCACATGGAAGCAGAG GTCTGCATTACATTTACTGAATTCggaaaaatgcaaaatatctgTAACTTTCTTGTTGAAAAGCTAGATAGCTCTGTTGTCATCAGCCAACCCCAGTTCTATCATATGCCAGGTTCTGTTGATAACCTTCG ACGACAAGCCTGTCTTGCTGCTGTAGAAAACGCATGGCGCAAAGCTCAAGAAGTCTGTAACCTTGTTGGCCAAACTCTAGGAAAACCTTTAATAATCAAAGAAGAAGAAACGAAAGAATGGGAAGGCCAAATAGATGATCCCCAGTCATCCAGACTTTCAAATTCATTAACCGtacaacaaaaaatcaaaagtGCAACAATGCATGCTGCTTCCAAAGTATTTATAACTTTTGAAgtaaaggggagagagaagaaaaaaaaacacatctga